Part of the Sinorhizobium sp. BG8 genome, TTTTGTAATTATCGGCTGAAGGGCTACCTGCCCACGCGCTAGTTCGAGCGCCAAGGCCGTTTGCTCGTTTTGCCCTCTCAATGAAACGATACGCTCTTTCAGAATTTCATCGAGCGCAATGTCGCCTTCTTCCACCATTCGATAGACCCTAGCGAGTTTCATTTCGATCTGCTTCTTCTCATTTTGCAGCGTAGCAACACGCCCATTGGATTCAGCCGCCTTGTTGCCTCTGTTTTCCGCCACCAAAGCCAATATTTGCGCGATACGTTCTTCGTTCAGCAACCTATCTCTAAGGTGCGACGTCACTAGATCGTCGAGGGTATCCATTCGAACTGATCGCCCGGCGCAGATGTCGGTGCCAGCACGTTGATGCATCGAGCAGTTATAGTATCTGTGTACTTTCCCGTTTCTTGAGGTCCCCGTCCTTAATGTCATAGCGCCACCACATGAGGCACAGAACGCCAAGCCTCCCAAAAGGATCGTGCTTGTAACGGTTCTCGGTGGGGTAATTTTGGGTGAATTAATATGAAGCTTCCGTTGGACTTCCTCAAATTCGTCGACGCTTATGATCGCTGGTACGACAATCGTAATTTGCTCCGACTTCGGCTTCAGTTGTTTCGTTTTTGATTGTCGCCGATTGAAAATGTACTCACCAGTGTATATGCGATTCCTAAGCAACTGACTCACAGAACCTATTCCAAAATGGGCCCCTTTTCGCGTTAGGTACCCTTGGTCGTTGAGGAAACTCACTATTCTCTTAATTCCCATCGGCCCCAAACCTGCTTGTCCTTGCCGATAGAGCCGGAAAATCAAACGGACGATCTCAGCTTCAGCCTCATTCAAGACAATGTGTTTTTTAATCCGGGCACCACGACGCTCCACCTCAACTGCCGAATATCCCAAAGGCAACGGTGCTCCGTTGTAAAAACCTTGCCGCGCGTTCTCCTTCATCGACCTTAGAACGTGCTTCCCGGTCTCTTTCGACTGGTACTCGTCGAAGAGACTAATCATCTGCCTCATCATAACGTGTGCTGGATCATCCCCGAACTCCTGCGTAATCGAAACTAGGCGTACGTCGTGCTTCGAAAGCGACCGGATGTACATTTCAAGGCTAAAATGATCTCGAAATATCCGTGAATACGAATGGATCAGGATCACGTCGTAAGGCCGATCTCGATCCTTGGCCCGCTCAATCATTCGCTGGAATTCTTGACGGTTGTCATCGGTTCCAGTTGTGGCGTCACTGTACACACACACTAACAGCCAGCCCTTGTTGGCGCAGTAAGAAGAAATTTGGTTGATCTGGTCGGGGATTGACAGGTCTGACTCGGCCTGTCGTCCGGTCGAAACTCGAACGTAGGCAACAGCACGCACGACCCCAATACTCTCGATTTCATCTCCAAACATTACCGCGTCCTCCTGTGAGAATGGCAGGAACTAGAGTGCCGTTGTGTTTTTTTACGAGGCGATGGCCGGAGCAGACTGTCCAGGGCCACCAGTAGATAGTGTTCGACTGCCCCAACCTCGCCGTCGAAGACGGGTACGGCAGCATTCCAAGTGTCGACGATAATGATACATTGAGACCCAATATTGGGTTGTTCAAACGAAGCAGCCCCGATTTCGTCAATCGCTCCTTGCCTGAGCGGCGGCCGACTATCGCCTGTCAATTTCCTCATTACGCGACCTCTACTCAATACCGTGAATTGCGCTCTGCGTATTGGACAGTAAGATGCCTGCATCTCGAGGGTCGGACCTCAACCTGCTGCGAGCAATTGATGCCAACCTGAAGCCTACGTGGGAAAATGCCACTTGTGCCTGTTCCCTGCGCAGAGGGGACCACCGAAAAAGTCGCGACGTCAAGCCGGTTCGGAAAGGAGGCCGTGCGGTCGTAACTGTCAGCGTGAGCAGCCGAGATTTGACAAACGAAGGACTAAATCTTTCAGAGGAAGAATTGAGTTCTTGTTAGCCACGGAAGAAGTGGCATTAGCGTAGCGCGATAATCACGAAGAGATCACGAAAACGTGATGAAAAAGAGCCATTGTAGCGGCCAGTGCCCCGCTATTGTGTTCGCGGGTAACGACAACACGACGGAGAGGTCGCTAATATTTCTTCGCTTGCGAGAGCGCCTTGCCTGACAAACCAACATACCAGGCGTTCATACGTTTGTCCCAGCTACGGACACGGACAAACGTTTCCCAATCGAATTCGAAGATTGAATCGAGTGCCCAGTCCGGGGTTAATTTCACCACCAGCAGATATTCAAATAGCTGTCTGTCCGGATACACTGCATCCGGATAGACAGTTCCAGTCTTCTTCGCATCCAATACACCTTTGATCGAATAACGGTCGCCGCGACGCGACAAGGCATCAACATTAGCGGTATTCACCGCTGCCTCGCTAAGATTGGGACATCCTGTATTCGAGTTAAAGAACGATATAGCCAACTTTTCTGCAACTTGGCCAACGCTCAATGCTAGCTTGCGGCGCTTCATCTCTGTATGAAGCTGCGCACGAAGGCGAAGAAGGCTGACATCATCAAAGGCAGTTAGGTCTGGCAGATCGACAGATGGCACCGTGCTGACTATTCCCATTCGCCTGTGATCTCCATTCTCTTGGTATCGCCGTCTAAGAAGCTTTCGCACAGGTCCAACACCTCGCCTACCGGCCTTTTTGCGCGGCCCCTTGTTGAACATTCCCAAATTACGAGTACTCGCCACCCTTGAGCCACCAGCTCCTGAGAGTTCCGTTGATCTCGAAGCCTATTCGCTCCAATTTTTCTGATCCAGAACTCTGTGCGGCTCGCCGGCACTCGAAAAAGCGGACATGTATGGCCATGCCAGAAGCATCCATGAACGAAGAATGCCGCTTGGTGCTTAGGGAAAAGAAGATCGGGGCGACCTGGAACGTTCGGGGTATGGAGACGAAAGCGGCGACCGCGGGCATGTAGGCCGCGCCTAATTAACATCTCGGGAGCAGTATCGACTGACCGGATGCGGCTCATATTGAAGCTGCGAACGGATGGACTGTGGACGTCGGTTCGCTTCAACGCGGGCATCCAATCCCTAATGCTATAGCTGAAGCAGGACGAACCGCCACGCATGCAGGGACCGGCGGGAAAAGCTCGGCAAGAGCATCGAAACCTTGTTCCCCAAACTGAAACAGCGCAACATTATGTTGCAGAGCACCATCTGAAAGCATCGCGGCCAGACCGGCTTGAATGAAACGATGTGACCGCCGACCTACAAACGTTAGCAGGATCGGACTGGAACCATCATTGTGCTTCACCGACCGTAAAAGTGCAAAGTCACGGCTGTCCAAATCTCCGAAAATGGGAGCCTCGAACTGCCTTCCACCTAGCCTCCAGTTCTTGCCGCCTTTATTGATCCGGCGAACTTCGCGGTTGGTGATGGAGCCAAACGAAGTAATGCAATCGAAATCGCCACCGCGAGCCGCAATGACAGCCGGATCCAGCAGGCGTTCGGTGGCAGGCGTGGTAAGTGCAATAGCACGTTGGCGACTAGCAGTCGCTTTGCGATGAGCCGAGAAAAGCCCCATATCGGAGTCGGTGAGCGATCTCACGATGATGATATCTTGATCGTTCAAGTCGCAGTCCTCGACTTAATTGGATAGGCGTCAACATCTGCCACGGCTGCCGTTATTTGTTGCCTAAGGGTAGAGGCGACACGCCAAGCCAAAAGTGGTGGCACGGCATTCCCAATTTGTCGGAATGCAGGGTTCATCGTCCCTGCGAAACTGAAGCCATCCGGAAAGGACTGTAGTCTTGCAGCTTCTCGAACTGAAATTGGTCTTGCTTGACTGCTATCGTGGTGAATATGGCTATATCCATCTTTCCCAAGATGAGCGAGAAGTGTCCTGGCTGGCTGATCCGCCTCCATTTTTCTCCACTTGTTAGGGAATTTCCCAGCGTCGTAAGGAGGCACTATACTTGCCCGGAGTGAGTGCCATTCCACCGTTCCTTCTGCAACTTCCGCACCCTTGCTTTTCAATGCGGCCAACTGCTCTTCGAAGAGCTTCACCGCATACTTATGCGCTTCCGGGTACTGATCGCCTGGTTTAAGACCAGCAAAAATCCTATAGTCTCGCGGCAAGTAGCGAATGACATGGTCATAGACGGCCGCCTTCCCTTCATATCCCGGCCACCGCCGCATCGTATGGACATAGCCTGACTGCGTGGTACCACTGTAAGGAATCGCAACGTCAAAGGCCTTTCGCCCGCGCTTCAGGACACCTTCCTTCAACAAAGTTAAGGCGTTGATCGGTGGAAGATCAGATATAGCATCTCTGGTCGTAACAGCCTTCTCCAGATCCGAAGCCGGCAGCGGTGCTTCAACGTAGTGATGGCGTCCTCCCAATGCGGTCTTCGACGCCAGAAGTTTGAGTGCTACCGCTCTGGAGCCCACGTAACCCTGCGGCAGTTCTATCCAATGCGTAGGCTTTGGCAGCATGACATCGCTGGCGACTTCCCGGTGCACAGCAATCAAGAGCATTCGCTCGCGCATCTGCGGAACGCCGTAGAACGCGGCGTTAAAAAGCGAATAACTGCATACATAGCCTTTTGCCTCGAGGACTTCGGCAATTTCTTCCGCTAGATTGTGCCCACCGTGATTGAGCATGTCCGGAACGTTTTCCATCACCACAGCTAGCGGCGCGAATGCCTCTACGTATCGGAGATACTCAATGTAAAGTCGGGCTCTGCTGTCGTGCCGAAAGGCCTCCGGATGCTCAGCAATCTCCCGAAGCTTCGACCGACCCACCCGCGCAAAAGCCTGGCAAGGAGGGCCGCCAATGAGAACATCGACAGCTAACGAAACATCTCCTAACCTCAATTCTTCCGCGAGCTTCGACGGCGGGGTGCAAGTAATGTCACGTGGTACGGCGTGTTGCCATTCTCCCGGATGGAAGTTGTTTCCGTGGGACTGTGCAGCGTTAGCATCGAACTCCACTGCCGCCACGACGTCATATCCAGCGCGCTTGAAACCTAAGGAAAAACCGCCGCACCCAGCGAATAGGTCAAGGACTCGCGGCGCTCTCCCCCCACCCCTAAGCCGTTGGATCTTCTGGAGAATTGGTCGGACGTCCATTATCAAGCCTTTAGTCTAAAGCACGGATCGTCGCCGTCCGTATACATGGAGACGCACAGATCAGAGCGAGCGTCACCAGTGTTCCATCTCAAGCAATTCGTCCTTTCAGCCGCATACCAAAAGCTTCTGCCTGGCGTTCATAGGCGCGATTCGCCGACGAAGGTAAGAAAACATATAGCAGACACCGAGCTCTCGACAGACCAGCATAGTGCAACATCGACCACCTATCCTGCCCTGTTTCATCCATATCCACTGCTATCACAGTCTGCCGTTCAAGCCCTTTGAACGCATGCATGGTACTGAACAGGATCTCGCCGCTTTTCGGCTGACCCACGCTGACCGGATCAAAGAGCCGTCGTCCGGCCAACTCGCGTTTTCCAGCGAGTAGCGAATTCTGGTGCTTTCTCGTTGAAAGGATTGCGATATCTTCAGGGCGTACATCAGAGCTGACTAGGTCTCGTAAGAGCTTCTCAAGCGAAGCAAGGGCGTCCTCACGATCGGAGTAATATCTGATCTCTGCTTCAGGTCCATCTGGCGCACCTGCAACGGCTAGATCGACGCCGGACACAATCGACGCCTGTACCGCAACTTGGCGTGTATTCCTACAATTCTCGAACAGATCGTCGAAAGCGGGAGCCCCTTCGGCCAGCCGGCCATCAACTTGTGCCGCGATATCGCCCTTATAAATATTCTGTTGTGGGTCTAAAAAAAAGTGCCACCGGCCTCGGCGGAGACCTTCCTTGAGAAGTAGATCGAGAACGTCCAAATGCTGAGGCGTCAATATGTCCTGCGCCTCGTCTACAACCAGGACATCCCAACTATCGTATGGCTTTTCACACAGAGCCTCGGCGGCAATATCTGGAAAACGGGTCGAGAAAAAATCGAGGCTAGCCTCATCTTCACTCTCCAGCTTATGAAGCAGCCCGGCACGCTCAATGATGTCGCGATACAATGCATGAACATGCCTCGCTTCGAGTGAGCCCAAGGGCAGATCTGCCCCGGCACCGCCCCGAACATGCGCTGCAAGTAGCTGGTTGAAACACAGATACAGCACCCGGTGTCCTTCGGACGCGAGCTGGCGGCAGCGATCAATCGCGATCACAGATTTTCCAGTGCCAGCCGCTCCCCTCACCACTGTGCGAGGGTTCGCAGCCATGCGTCGGGACGCACGAATTTGTTCATTGGTGAGATGCACCAATCTCGACTCGACGCCGGTTAGATAGCTGCCGATACTCAAAGCAGTTTCCAGATCCGGACGCAGGATCTGACGTGCTTCTCGGAGCTCTGTTGGCGTTAGGCCGCGGTAGGCCTGACCATGTTTCTTAAACAGCTCCGCGGACCAATATTTTTCAAGGGAATGTATGTAAGAGCTTAGGGACTGTCGAAAGCGCCGCCGATCGAGCAGAACATCCTGCAATATTTCTGCACCGGATGCGGTAAAGGTCGTATACGGCATAACAACACCGTACCCGAAAAGCACCTGACGAAAAGCAGAATTGGCTGATCGAAGTCGATCTCGAATAGCTCCCAACGCACCCATAGCCTGAGACCACGGGCTCTCCCGCTTTGAATAGCTGTTAAAGTCTCCGCCGAAACTCCAGACGCCATTGGTGCAATCAACGGTTCCGCCCTTTACCTCTAGCGCGAAAACGCCGGCAGTCGATAGGACAACGATATCAGCCTCACCCCAGATCTTCGAACCATGGGTCGGCAAGCCAAGAGAATGTAAAACGATCCAGTCTTCAGGAAGCTCTCGACCAAGCCTCTCATAGACATGACGCTCGCTGTTCGGGCAGTTCTTGGGAACGTCGGGAATTAAGATAGCCACAGTTCATCCTCGGCAACACGCCCGAAATATCCGGAAAAGGTGTTTTCGATATCGCCGATGAGCACCGCGCGATCCAGCTCTCTGTTGAACTTCTCACACGCCGTCTCCGGAAGAAGTAGACAGCAGTGACACGCGGCACCGCTAACACGATCTCCGGATTGCTTAGGGTCAGTCTCAAGGCAAACCGGATCACTGCCACACCAGCCAGCACTGCGGAGTGTGCGAAAGACAATCGGCTCGAGCAACTCGGGCGCAGCGAGGCGAACCAAGCCCCCCAAGCTTCCCTCAGAGTCCGGGGATCCGGTATAAACAAGAACCCCATTCATTGCAGCACGGTCAGCGGTAGCTTCAGATACATATAATCGCTCGCGAAGAGCCGACGCTGAATACCCGCACTCTATGCTTATTTGCCGAATGAAGGCATGGGAGAACGAATGTACCAACAGGAGTCTCGGCGTCACCGTGTATTCACG contains:
- a CDS encoding recombinase family protein, with product MFGDEIESIGVVRAVAYVRVSTGRQAESDLSIPDQINQISSYCANKGWLLVCVYSDATTGTDDNRQEFQRMIERAKDRDRPYDVILIHSYSRIFRDHFSLEMYIRSLSKHDVRLVSITQEFGDDPAHVMMRQMISLFDEYQSKETGKHVLRSMKENARQGFYNGAPLPLGYSAVEVERRGARIKKHIVLNEAEAEIVRLIFRLYRQGQAGLGPMGIKRIVSFLNDQGYLTRKGAHFGIGSVSQLLRNRIYTGEYIFNRRQSKTKQLKPKSEQITIVVPAIISVDEFEEVQRKLHINSPKITPPRTVTSTILLGGLAFCASCGGAMTLRTGTSRNGKVHRYYNCSMHQRAGTDICAGRSVRMDTLDDLVTSHLRDRLLNEERIAQILALVAENRGNKAAESNGRVATLQNEKKQIEMKLARVYRMVEEGDIALDEILKERIVSLRGQNEQTALALELARGQVALQPIITKDAISEFATVMRTNIAEGEMSFRKAYFRSVVHRIEVADEEIRIVGINAGLEKAVAGGNLPCPPVRVFERKWRTRQDSNL
- a CDS encoding very short patch repair endonuclease; amino-acid sequence: MRGGSSCFSYSIRDWMPALKRTDVHSPSVRSFNMSRIRSVDTAPEMLIRRGLHARGRRFRLHTPNVPGRPDLLFPKHQAAFFVHGCFWHGHTCPLFRVPASRTEFWIRKIGANRLRDQRNSQELVAQGWRVLVIWECSTRGRAKRPVGEVLDLCESFLDGDTKRMEITGEWE
- a CDS encoding DNA cytosine methyltransferase, with product MDVRPILQKIQRLRGGGRAPRVLDLFAGCGGFSLGFKRAGYDVVAAVEFDANAAQSHGNNFHPGEWQHAVPRDITCTPPSKLAEELRLGDVSLAVDVLIGGPPCQAFARVGRSKLREIAEHPEAFRHDSRARLYIEYLRYVEAFAPLAVVMENVPDMLNHGGHNLAEEIAEVLEAKGYVCSYSLFNAAFYGVPQMRERMLLIAVHREVASDVMLPKPTHWIELPQGYVGSRAVALKLLASKTALGGRHHYVEAPLPASDLEKAVTTRDAISDLPPINALTLLKEGVLKRGRKAFDVAIPYSGTTQSGYVHTMRRWPGYEGKAAVYDHVIRYLPRDYRIFAGLKPGDQYPEAHKYAVKLFEEQLAALKSKGAEVAEGTVEWHSLRASIVPPYDAGKFPNKWRKMEADQPARTLLAHLGKDGYSHIHHDSSQARPISVREAARLQSFPDGFSFAGTMNPAFRQIGNAVPPLLAWRVASTLRQQITAAVADVDAYPIKSRTAT
- a CDS encoding NERD domain-containing protein: MAILIPDVPKNCPNSERHVYERLGRELPEDWIVLHSLGLPTHGSKIWGEADIVVLSTAGVFALEVKGGTVDCTNGVWSFGGDFNSYSKRESPWSQAMGALGAIRDRLRSANSAFRQVLFGYGVVMPYTTFTASGAEILQDVLLDRRRFRQSLSSYIHSLEKYWSAELFKKHGQAYRGLTPTELREARQILRPDLETALSIGSYLTGVESRLVHLTNEQIRASRRMAANPRTVVRGAAGTGKSVIAIDRCRQLASEGHRVLYLCFNQLLAAHVRGGAGADLPLGSLEARHVHALYRDIIERAGLLHKLESEDEASLDFFSTRFPDIAAEALCEKPYDSWDVLVVDEAQDILTPQHLDVLDLLLKEGLRRGRWHFFLDPQQNIYKGDIAAQVDGRLAEGAPAFDDLFENCRNTRQVAVQASIVSGVDLAVAGAPDGPEAEIRYYSDREDALASLEKLLRDLVSSDVRPEDIAILSTRKHQNSLLAGKRELAGRRLFDPVSVGQPKSGEILFSTMHAFKGLERQTVIAVDMDETGQDRWSMLHYAGLSRARCLLYVFLPSSANRAYERQAEAFGMRLKGRIA